Proteins co-encoded in one Polyangiaceae bacterium genomic window:
- the ilvD gene encoding dihydroxy-acid dehydratase yields the protein MTHDPREKSRTLLDGPSRAPSRAMLHAIGFSDADLKKPLVGVATCWTETMPCNYNHRHLAELVKEGVREAGGTPMEFNTISVSDGVSMGSQAMKASLISREVIADSLELMGHGCRFDAMVAIVGCDKTIPGSAMGLIRLDLPSVVLYSGSIAPGKHNGIDVTIQNVFEAVGRHSAGKMSDKELDEITQKACPGAGACGGQYTANTMAMAMEFLGLAAFGSGVPASVAERDEAAREAGRRVMRLLHEGVKPSDIVNRTSIENAIASVAATGGSTNAVLHFLAIAREAGVELSIDDFMAISKRTPIITDLMPGGQFTAFDLHKAGGTRLVAKRLVDGKLIDGSAKTVSDHTLAEEGEKAQETPGQTVIASAEKPFKETGGLVILKGNLAPEGAVVKMAGHERTQHRGPARVFECEEDAFAAVEARKVQAGDVVVIRHEGPKGGPGMREMLGVTAALVGQGLGEDVALITDGRFSGATRGLMIGHVAPEAVVRGPIAALKDGDVVVIDTDQNLLSVELSDDEITSRLQAYVAPPKRFTRGVFAKYAALVSSAAEGAVTQVE from the coding sequence ATGACCCACGATCCTCGCGAAAAGAGCCGTACCCTGCTCGATGGCCCGTCTCGGGCGCCTTCCCGCGCGATGCTGCATGCCATCGGCTTCAGCGACGCGGACCTGAAGAAGCCGCTGGTTGGCGTGGCCACCTGCTGGACCGAGACCATGCCGTGCAACTACAACCACCGCCACCTGGCCGAGCTGGTGAAGGAAGGTGTACGCGAAGCGGGCGGCACGCCGATGGAGTTCAACACCATCAGCGTGAGCGACGGCGTGTCGATGGGCAGCCAGGCCATGAAGGCCTCGCTCATCAGCCGTGAGGTGATCGCCGACAGCCTCGAGCTGATGGGGCACGGTTGCCGCTTCGACGCCATGGTGGCGATCGTTGGTTGCGACAAGACCATCCCCGGCTCTGCCATGGGCCTGATCCGCCTCGACCTGCCGAGCGTCGTGCTGTACAGCGGTTCAATTGCCCCAGGGAAACACAACGGCATCGACGTCACGATTCAGAACGTCTTCGAGGCCGTGGGCCGCCACAGCGCCGGCAAGATGAGCGACAAGGAGCTCGACGAGATCACACAGAAGGCTTGCCCCGGAGCCGGAGCCTGCGGTGGACAGTACACGGCGAACACCATGGCGATGGCGATGGAGTTCCTGGGCCTTGCAGCCTTTGGCAGCGGCGTGCCGGCGAGCGTCGCAGAGCGAGACGAAGCGGCGCGCGAAGCTGGCCGGCGCGTGATGCGCCTCTTGCACGAAGGCGTGAAGCCCAGCGACATCGTCAACCGCACCTCGATTGAGAACGCCATCGCGTCCGTCGCGGCAACCGGCGGCTCGACCAACGCCGTGCTGCACTTCTTGGCCATCGCACGGGAAGCCGGCGTCGAGCTCAGCATCGACGACTTCATGGCGATCTCCAAGCGCACGCCGATCATCACGGATCTGATGCCTGGCGGTCAGTTCACGGCGTTCGACTTGCACAAGGCCGGTGGCACGCGCTTGGTCGCCAAGCGCCTGGTGGACGGCAAGCTAATCGACGGTAGCGCCAAGACCGTCAGCGACCACACCTTGGCTGAAGAAGGCGAGAAGGCGCAGGAGACTCCCGGGCAGACCGTGATCGCTTCCGCAGAGAAGCCCTTCAAGGAAACGGGCGGGCTGGTGATCTTGAAGGGCAACCTCGCTCCCGAGGGCGCGGTCGTGAAGATGGCCGGCCACGAGCGCACGCAGCACCGCGGGCCAGCACGAGTCTTCGAGTGCGAGGAAGATGCGTTCGCCGCCGTGGAGGCGCGTAAGGTGCAGGCGGGAGACGTCGTCGTGATCCGTCACGAAGGACCCAAAGGTGGCCCTGGGATGCGCGAAATGCTGGGTGTGACCGCAGCGCTCGTGGGTCAGGGCCTGGGCGAGGACGTGGCGCTGATCACGGATGGACGTTTCAGCGGCGCAACGCGCGGGCTAATGATTGGACACGTAGCCCCCGAGGCCGTGGTCCGCGGCCCGATTGCCGCCCTGAAGGACGGCGACGTGGTGGTGATCGACACCGACCAAAATCTACTGTCAGTGGAGCTGAGTGACGACGAAATCACGAGTCGTCTCCAGGCTTATGTCGCTCCGCCGAAGCGCTTCACCCGCGGTGTATTCGCAAAGTATGCGGCACTAGTGTCATCCGCGGCCGAAGGCGCGGTGACCCAAGTCGAATAG
- a CDS encoding response regulator, with protein sequence MSAGATPQEPSPEWEAGARALIDRVSNELLRVPFEGVGACIERKLARLGKFLEARRVFVLGLGTPERLHIKHLYCHGDTSDFSAVFGPPRAEAYSWLVNQLRSGERVRIDPERFPRANAFSELCVTYGLNSQVIVPAEVAGSVVTALGVEGVVGRHWQEWEVDLVAKVGRMLGSTLARAAAEQEARATKELLGRFVSELPLQIAVVDSDMRFAWVNRAMADANQLAADNHVGNSLHDIDPGLARRLEPAFKQALDTGELQFRTLLREADNQRDVELRLFPLEHSDGGLIGIVLNDLTRLSSAIQAQQRAEREQSRLESELQQTRRLEALGRLAGGIAHDFNNLLSAILGYTEMLLDTTDIEQVHRRDLAEIDQAARRAAGLTKQLLAFSRRQVLEVRRLNLNDELRDLYGLLRRLILENVSIRMRPCVEPLLVEVDPNQFTQVVMNLATNAAEAMPGGGVLTLTTQLLPVQESPEGSELAPGRYALLSVEDTGAGMSSDVLGKIFEPFFTTKPGHGTGLGLATTYGVVRQHRGHISVTSDVNLGTRFDVLFPLVEEDALPSTERPEKRRSSRPSRSGTILVVEDEPVVRRMAERMLSRLGYQVVSARNGEEGLQIGRERLDEIDILLTDVVMPGMSGHDLYQALLELRPDLRVVFMSGYTHNVIAAQGVLEEGVHLLHKPFTLEQLSDKLRDALRD encoded by the coding sequence ATGTCCGCTGGAGCCACGCCACAAGAACCGTCTCCGGAGTGGGAGGCGGGGGCGCGCGCGCTCATCGACCGCGTTAGCAACGAGTTGCTTCGCGTCCCCTTTGAGGGTGTTGGGGCGTGCATCGAGCGCAAACTGGCGAGGCTAGGGAAGTTCTTGGAGGCCCGCCGGGTGTTCGTGCTCGGTCTGGGAACGCCTGAGCGCCTGCACATCAAGCACCTTTATTGCCACGGGGATACTTCGGATTTCAGCGCGGTGTTCGGGCCGCCTCGCGCAGAAGCCTATAGCTGGCTGGTCAACCAGCTACGGAGCGGCGAGCGGGTGCGCATCGACCCGGAGCGCTTCCCTCGAGCCAACGCATTCAGCGAGCTGTGCGTCACCTATGGGCTGAACAGCCAGGTGATCGTGCCAGCAGAGGTCGCCGGCAGCGTGGTGACGGCGCTGGGCGTGGAAGGCGTCGTTGGACGGCACTGGCAGGAGTGGGAAGTCGACCTGGTCGCGAAGGTGGGCCGCATGCTTGGCTCGACACTCGCTCGCGCGGCCGCCGAGCAAGAAGCACGTGCTACGAAAGAGCTCCTCGGCCGCTTCGTGAGTGAGCTGCCACTGCAAATCGCGGTCGTCGATTCCGACATGCGCTTCGCATGGGTGAACCGCGCGATGGCAGACGCGAATCAGCTTGCTGCGGACAATCACGTCGGCAACTCGCTGCACGACATCGACCCGGGGCTAGCGCGGCGCCTGGAGCCCGCGTTCAAGCAGGCGCTAGATACCGGCGAGCTTCAGTTCCGAACGCTGCTGCGAGAAGCGGACAATCAACGAGACGTCGAGCTCCGGCTGTTCCCTCTCGAGCACAGCGACGGTGGCTTGATCGGGATCGTGCTGAACGATCTCACGCGGCTCAGCAGCGCCATTCAAGCCCAGCAGCGCGCTGAGCGCGAGCAGAGCCGCCTCGAGTCCGAGCTTCAGCAGACGCGCCGCCTCGAGGCGCTCGGTCGCCTCGCTGGAGGCATCGCCCATGACTTCAACAACCTGCTGTCCGCCATCCTCGGCTACACGGAGATGCTGCTCGACACGACCGACATCGAGCAGGTTCACCGGCGAGACCTCGCGGAAATAGATCAAGCCGCGCGCCGCGCAGCCGGGCTCACCAAACAGCTCCTGGCCTTCAGTCGCCGACAGGTGCTGGAGGTTCGGCGGCTGAACCTCAACGACGAGCTGCGTGATCTGTACGGCCTCTTGCGGCGCTTGATCTTGGAGAATGTGAGCATTCGCATGCGCCCCTGTGTGGAGCCGCTCTTGGTCGAGGTCGATCCAAACCAGTTCACGCAGGTGGTGATGAACCTCGCGACCAACGCCGCAGAGGCGATGCCTGGCGGCGGCGTACTCACGCTGACCACGCAGCTACTGCCGGTTCAGGAGTCACCGGAGGGCAGCGAGCTCGCCCCGGGTCGCTACGCGCTGCTCTCGGTAGAGGATACCGGTGCGGGCATGTCGAGCGACGTGCTGGGCAAGATCTTCGAGCCCTTCTTCACCACCAAGCCCGGGCATGGCACTGGGCTTGGCTTGGCGACGACGTATGGCGTCGTCCGTCAGCACCGCGGTCACATCAGCGTGACCAGCGACGTGAACCTGGGCACGCGCTTTGATGTGCTGTTCCCGCTGGTCGAGGAGGACGCCCTCCCCAGCACCGAGCGCCCGGAGAAGCGCCGCTCGAGCAGGCCGTCGCGTTCCGGCACCATCCTGGTGGTCGAAGATGAGCCCGTTGTGCGGCGCATGGCAGAGCGCATGCTCTCTCGCCTCGGCTACCAAGTTGTCTCCGCGCGGAATGGTGAAGAGGGCCTGCAAATCGGTCGCGAGCGCCTGGATGAAATAGACATCTTGCTCACCGACGTCGTGATGCCTGGCATGAGCGGACATGATCTCTACCAGGCGCTGCTGGAGCTTCGCCCCGATCTACGCGTGGTATTCATGTCTGGCTACACCCACAACGTGATCGCTGCTCAGGGCGTGCTGGAGGAGGGCGTGCACCTCTTGCACAAGCCATTCACCCTCGAGCAACTCAGCGACAAGCTGCGCGACGCACTGCGGGATTGA
- a CDS encoding Rpn family recombination-promoting nuclease/putative transposase: protein MARSPEDETAESTATEAQTEREAQAPTEAKPRQPHDLLVKQIFGDPKNARLELEAVLPPAVVAVLDWSTLEVLPETFIDPAFAKTQADLLFRVQLAGHEARIYVVFEHKSDAKAETLVQVGGYVLDVLARYFRHGGKLPAPVVLPVVLHHSHTGWTVAQSFHELFDPEVLAIPGVREHVPDFQVVLDDVSNLSDEALRARARDVASLIVPLTLWALRDGVGKRRPELRSCSGRG from the coding sequence ATGGCCAGGTCACCCGAGGACGAAACCGCAGAGTCGACTGCGACCGAGGCGCAGACAGAGAGGGAGGCGCAAGCACCGACTGAAGCGAAGCCACGGCAGCCGCACGACCTGCTCGTGAAGCAGATCTTCGGTGATCCCAAGAACGCCCGACTGGAGTTGGAGGCAGTGTTGCCTCCTGCCGTGGTGGCAGTGCTCGATTGGTCGACGCTTGAGGTGCTCCCCGAGACGTTTATTGATCCCGCGTTTGCGAAGACTCAGGCAGACCTGCTGTTTCGGGTGCAACTCGCCGGGCACGAGGCTCGGATCTACGTCGTCTTCGAGCACAAGAGCGACGCGAAAGCGGAGACGTTGGTGCAGGTGGGCGGCTACGTGCTCGACGTGTTGGCGCGCTACTTCCGCCACGGTGGGAAGCTACCGGCGCCGGTGGTGTTGCCCGTCGTGCTCCACCACAGCCACACGGGCTGGACGGTGGCGCAGAGCTTCCACGAGCTGTTCGACCCGGAGGTGCTGGCCATCCCCGGCGTGCGTGAGCACGTGCCGGACTTCCAAGTGGTGCTGGACGATGTGAGCAACCTCAGCGACGAAGCGCTGCGAGCCCGAGCGCGCGACGTCGCCTCCCTGATTGTCCCGTTGACGCTCTGGGCGCTCCGAGATGGCGTCGGAAAGAGGCGACCAGAGCTGCGCTCTTGCTCTGGGCGTGGGTGA
- a CDS encoding agmatine deiminase family protein produces MPAEWEPQAAVWLAWPHHRTDWPVKKAAIYWTFAEIARLISEVERVRFLVADRRERSHATKVLGLSGVDLAQIDFVEAPTNRSWTRDSLPSFVVKGRGKQREVGAVKFRFDGWGRYRDHLLDDAAGIQVAERMLHHWLPTSEVKGKPQRVVLEGGSIDVDGEGTILTTERCLLHGEHSRNAWLDRQGTEQVLSDFLGVSKVLWLPDGIAGDDTSGHVDDFCRFVAPGKLVMCEEKNRRHHNHKPLSEARARLEGQTDAKGRKLEIIGLPMPRDVRYGDLILPASYANFLFVNGRVLVPTFNDPNDYLALGILREVLPKHEVVGVYCRDLVLGLGTIHCSSQQEPAGH; encoded by the coding sequence ATGCCGGCGGAGTGGGAGCCGCAAGCCGCGGTCTGGCTCGCCTGGCCACACCACCGTACGGACTGGCCGGTCAAGAAGGCCGCGATCTACTGGACGTTCGCCGAGATCGCTCGCCTGATCAGCGAAGTGGAGCGTGTGCGCTTCTTGGTGGCCGATCGTCGAGAGCGCTCCCACGCCACCAAGGTGCTCGGGCTATCGGGCGTGGATCTAGCTCAGATTGATTTCGTCGAAGCACCGACCAATCGCTCGTGGACGCGGGACAGCTTGCCCTCGTTCGTGGTGAAGGGGCGCGGCAAGCAACGCGAAGTCGGCGCGGTGAAGTTCCGCTTCGACGGCTGGGGGCGCTACCGCGATCACCTGCTTGACGATGCCGCAGGGATTCAAGTTGCGGAGCGCATGTTGCACCACTGGCTACCGACCTCAGAGGTGAAGGGCAAGCCGCAGCGGGTGGTGCTGGAGGGCGGCTCGATTGATGTCGATGGGGAGGGCACCATCCTGACTACGGAGCGTTGCCTGCTGCACGGCGAGCACTCGCGCAACGCGTGGCTGGATCGTCAGGGCACCGAGCAAGTGCTGAGCGATTTTTTGGGGGTGAGCAAAGTGCTCTGGTTGCCCGACGGGATCGCCGGTGATGACACCTCGGGGCATGTGGACGACTTTTGCCGCTTCGTCGCTCCCGGCAAGCTCGTGATGTGCGAGGAAAAGAACCGCCGTCACCACAACCACAAGCCACTCAGCGAAGCGCGAGCGCGCCTTGAAGGGCAAACAGACGCCAAGGGCAGGAAGCTCGAAATCATCGGCCTGCCGATGCCGCGAGACGTGCGCTACGGCGACCTGATCCTGCCGGCGAGCTACGCGAACTTCTTGTTCGTCAATGGGCGCGTGCTGGTGCCCACGTTCAACGATCCCAACGACTACCTCGCCCTCGGGATCTTGCGCGAAGTGTTGCCAAAGCACGAAGTCGTCGGCGTGTACTGCCGCGATCTAGTGCTCGGCCTCGGGACGATTCACTGTTCGTCGCAGCAAGAGCCTGCAGGTCACTGA
- a CDS encoding carbon-nitrogen hydrolase, whose amino-acid sequence MKVGLVQMSVGSDKAANIKKAVELTRDAAKRGAQVVCLQELFATQYFCQVEDQALFDLAEPIPGPSTQPFQALAAELRISIMTSNFERRAPGLYHNTTVVLGEQGQIAGRYRKMHIPDDPQFYEKFYFTPGDLGFVAIDTPYAKLGPLVCWDQWYPEAARLTALKGAEILFYPTAIGWLPAEKAQFGAKQLSAWQTIQRSHAIANGVHVVAVNRVGQEGPPDGIQFWGHSFVCDPFGEVLAEAGEDEEVLVVELDLSRSEETRREWPFLRDRRIDAYGAITKRFADEDQ is encoded by the coding sequence GTGAAGGTGGGCCTCGTCCAGATGTCCGTCGGCAGCGACAAGGCTGCGAATATCAAGAAGGCGGTCGAGCTGACTCGCGACGCGGCCAAGCGCGGAGCCCAGGTGGTCTGCCTGCAGGAGCTCTTCGCGACCCAGTACTTCTGCCAGGTCGAGGATCAGGCGCTGTTCGACTTGGCGGAGCCTATCCCCGGTCCAAGCACCCAGCCGTTCCAAGCGCTGGCTGCGGAGCTGCGCATCAGCATCATGACCAGCAACTTCGAGCGCCGCGCGCCGGGGCTCTACCACAACACCACGGTGGTGCTGGGTGAGCAGGGACAGATCGCGGGGCGCTACCGCAAGATGCACATCCCGGATGATCCTCAGTTCTACGAGAAGTTCTACTTCACGCCTGGGGACCTTGGCTTCGTGGCCATCGACACACCTTACGCCAAGCTCGGTCCCCTCGTGTGCTGGGACCAGTGGTACCCCGAGGCGGCGCGCCTGACCGCGCTCAAGGGCGCGGAGATCCTCTTCTACCCGACGGCCATTGGTTGGCTCCCCGCGGAAAAGGCTCAGTTCGGCGCCAAGCAACTCTCCGCTTGGCAGACGATTCAACGCAGCCACGCAATCGCCAACGGCGTCCACGTGGTGGCGGTGAATCGGGTCGGACAAGAGGGGCCGCCCGACGGCATCCAGTTCTGGGGTCACTCCTTTGTGTGCGATCCCTTTGGCGAGGTGTTGGCGGAGGCCGGCGAAGACGAAGAAGTCTTGGTCGTCGAGCTCGACCTCAGCCGTAGCGAGGAGACGCGCCGCGAGTGGCCTTTCCTCCGGGATCGCCGCATCGACGCCTACGGCGCGATCACCAAGCGCTTCGCAGACGAGGATCAGTGA
- a CDS encoding VWA domain-containing protein — MADHCLRRRAGVALSKPSETPHPAPVSKRRRLGLGLGLFAAALLAGCAPSNQQTVSDPSAPAKPTAAASSTAVGIAKDVAQITLPADPKVKEPLAPPIVDPPPAKAEPGKVAGKELSGEGRGGGGKAEGSIGLGSVGTIGHGAGTGTGAGFGSGHGRLGGSHVAKGPKGSAGSSASGSAWGDEIGESYGAGGLGLSGVGEGGGGAGVSGGSVGGAVAGKARRAKPSVRAAGQQARGVKAGEWDDNANYRDFLKYQKGEGQLGAPLDVTHRRFLVVRDAKNQPIPNCQLKVQDKQGKSVILTTQANGRAILFPRASGLKGNLVKVTVSCLGHEESKQLSVAAKDGALDFKLPLVRALPDNKVLDIAFILDTTGSMSEEISAMKDTLEEVAKTLKGMSITPRIGLVEYRDKGDVYLTRTHQMTTDISGFADRVSTLSANGGGDMPEHVNEGIRVALTKLKWSDHSLGRLAFLIGDAPPQLHYTDDTPYTKSILDASERGIQLHTIAASGMDDLGQSVWRQIAMFTGGTNLFVLRGGAGPQSTGAGDPKDSCGSRHDNYTSGNLAELISNKVQTTVDSLSWDPMKIAGLGKDEKSKPCSQRVAQQ, encoded by the coding sequence ATGGCCGACCACTGCCTGCGGCGCCGTGCTGGCGTTGCTTTGTCCAAGCCCTCAGAAACCCCTCATCCCGCGCCGGTTAGCAAGCGACGTCGGCTTGGACTCGGCCTCGGGCTGTTCGCGGCGGCACTGCTCGCGGGGTGTGCGCCTAGCAATCAGCAGACGGTGAGTGACCCAAGCGCCCCGGCAAAGCCGACGGCAGCCGCGAGCAGCACCGCGGTGGGGATCGCCAAGGACGTGGCGCAGATCACTCTCCCCGCGGATCCAAAGGTCAAAGAGCCGCTAGCACCTCCGATCGTGGATCCACCCCCGGCTAAAGCGGAGCCAGGCAAGGTCGCGGGGAAAGAGCTCAGCGGCGAAGGTCGAGGCGGCGGAGGCAAGGCTGAGGGATCCATCGGACTCGGTTCCGTGGGGACAATCGGTCATGGCGCAGGGACCGGAACCGGCGCGGGTTTTGGTTCCGGCCACGGGCGCCTCGGTGGAAGCCACGTCGCGAAGGGACCGAAGGGCTCCGCTGGTTCGAGCGCCTCCGGGAGCGCGTGGGGGGACGAGATTGGTGAGAGCTACGGCGCTGGAGGGCTCGGACTGAGCGGCGTGGGCGAGGGCGGCGGTGGTGCCGGCGTCTCTGGTGGGTCAGTCGGTGGCGCCGTAGCAGGCAAAGCCCGCCGCGCAAAGCCGAGTGTCCGCGCTGCCGGGCAGCAAGCGCGCGGCGTCAAAGCCGGCGAGTGGGACGACAACGCGAACTACCGCGACTTCCTCAAGTATCAGAAGGGCGAAGGCCAGCTCGGAGCTCCGCTGGACGTCACTCACCGGCGTTTCCTCGTGGTACGCGACGCGAAGAATCAGCCCATCCCAAACTGCCAGCTGAAGGTGCAAGACAAGCAGGGCAAGAGCGTCATCCTGACGACTCAAGCCAATGGTCGCGCCATCTTGTTTCCGCGCGCATCCGGTCTGAAGGGCAACTTGGTCAAGGTGACCGTGAGCTGCCTCGGACATGAAGAGTCCAAGCAACTGAGCGTCGCCGCCAAAGACGGCGCCCTCGACTTCAAGCTCCCGCTGGTCCGGGCACTGCCCGACAACAAGGTGCTCGACATCGCCTTCATCCTCGACACCACGGGTTCGATGTCCGAGGAAATCTCGGCGATGAAGGACACCCTCGAGGAAGTCGCGAAGACGCTCAAGGGCATGAGCATCACGCCACGCATCGGCTTGGTGGAGTATCGAGATAAGGGCGATGTGTACCTGACGCGCACCCATCAGATGACGACGGACATCTCCGGTTTCGCAGACCGAGTCTCGACGCTGAGCGCCAACGGCGGCGGCGATATGCCCGAACACGTGAACGAAGGGATCCGCGTCGCGCTGACGAAGCTCAAGTGGAGCGACCACTCCCTCGGACGCTTGGCGTTCCTGATTGGCGATGCGCCGCCCCAGCTCCACTACACCGACGACACGCCCTACACGAAGTCGATCTTGGATGCCTCGGAGCGCGGCATTCAGCTGCACACCATCGCGGCATCGGGCATGGACGACCTCGGGCAGAGCGTGTGGCGCCAGATCGCGATGTTCACCGGCGGAACCAACCTGTTCGTGTTGCGCGGCGGCGCGGGCCCCCAGAGCACTGGGGCCGGCGATCCGAAGGACAGCTGCGGCTCCCGCCACGACAACTACACGAGTGGAAACCTCGCGGAACTGATCAGCAACAAGGTTCAGACCACCGTCGACTCCCTGAGCTGGGATCCAATGAAGATCGCTGGCCTCGGCAAGGACGAGAAGAGCAAGCCGTGCAGTCAACGGGTCGCGCAGCAGTAG
- a CDS encoding sigma-54-dependent Fis family transcriptional regulator — translation MTSRKPVLLVVDDKPNMLRLMSKVMKRDATVLTARNGAEALRHLVTEQVHGVLCDLKMPDMSGLDVLRATKRLRPDSEFVLMTAYATIGTAVEALKLGAFDYVTKPFEPEAVRGVLLVALARASLNDPESSPDLEVLPGLASRCRELRDVAAGAERASGRHRRVLILGESGTGKGTLARALHRVGPHPEEPFFHLKCEGSSPESVELDLFGSESPQGVRSGMLDATRGVVWIDEVAALRPSIQTRLAEALESRSTVPIGAPGGSGPHEFTALVVCTSRHDVARMVRAGTFRGALAQGLGEALVMPPLRRRVPDIELLAYQFLRDYVSITGRNRIRGIQRLALDAMTRYDWPGNITQLRSTIERAAAAATNSELELDDLPFEVRGYFGVGGELGTWSDAVNAGRVEVGRRYLEAVLKRFQGRISDAASYAGVERESFYRLLRKHGLDPEAFRSAD, via the coding sequence ATGACTAGCCGAAAACCCGTGCTGCTGGTCGTGGACGACAAGCCAAACATGCTGCGCCTGATGTCGAAAGTCATGAAGCGCGATGCGACCGTGTTGACCGCGCGGAACGGCGCGGAGGCACTTCGTCATCTCGTAACTGAGCAGGTTCATGGGGTGCTCTGCGACCTCAAGATGCCCGACATGAGTGGACTAGACGTCCTGAGAGCCACGAAGCGTCTTCGCCCAGACTCCGAGTTCGTACTGATGACAGCCTATGCGACGATAGGCACCGCCGTGGAAGCTCTCAAGCTGGGAGCGTTCGACTACGTCACGAAACCATTCGAACCAGAAGCGGTTCGGGGCGTGCTTCTCGTTGCGTTGGCGCGGGCGTCGTTGAACGACCCGGAGTCATCGCCGGATCTCGAAGTGCTACCCGGTCTAGCGTCGCGCTGCCGCGAGCTCCGCGATGTCGCTGCTGGCGCCGAGCGCGCGTCAGGCCGCCACCGACGTGTGCTAATCCTCGGGGAATCGGGGACTGGTAAGGGAACGCTCGCTCGGGCGTTGCACCGAGTGGGCCCTCACCCGGAGGAACCGTTCTTCCACCTGAAGTGCGAAGGCAGCTCACCGGAGAGTGTAGAATTGGACCTCTTCGGAAGTGAGAGTCCTCAGGGCGTCCGCAGCGGCATGCTGGACGCCACGCGCGGTGTTGTCTGGATCGACGAGGTTGCAGCACTTCGACCGTCCATCCAGACGAGGCTTGCGGAAGCCCTGGAGAGTCGCTCGACGGTCCCGATCGGTGCTCCAGGGGGCAGCGGGCCGCATGAGTTCACCGCACTCGTGGTGTGCACTAGTCGGCATGACGTTGCGCGCATGGTTCGTGCTGGTACTTTTCGCGGTGCTTTGGCGCAGGGCCTCGGAGAGGCACTTGTGATGCCGCCGCTGCGTCGTCGCGTTCCCGACATTGAGTTGCTAGCTTATCAGTTTCTGCGTGACTACGTGTCTATTACCGGACGGAATCGGATACGCGGCATTCAGCGGCTGGCGCTGGATGCAATGACTCGATACGACTGGCCAGGAAATATCACGCAGCTACGCAGCACCATCGAGCGCGCTGCTGCAGCTGCCACGAACTCAGAACTCGAGCTCGACGATCTGCCGTTCGAGGTTCGGGGATACTTTGGAGTTGGAGGCGAACTGGGGACGTGGAGCGATGCGGTGAACGCTGGCCGTGTCGAGGTCGGGCGGCGGTACTTGGAGGCTGTGCTGAAGCGTTTTCAAGGGCGGATCTCCGACGCCGCTTCCTACGCTGGGGTGGAGAGAGAGAGCTTCTACCGGTTACTGCGCAAGCATGGTCTCGACCCGGAAGCGTTTCGTTCTGCTGACTAG